GTCTTGAGTAATCGTCAGAAAACCTGAAAGCTTCGGATTCTTTACGTTTAGTATTCTCTTTCCATCAATCATGCAGTAACCGACCACACCCAGGTTTCCGTCAAAATAGCCACCATTCACTATGAGAATATCGTCTTTGGGGGAGTAGTGGTCTGTAACAAAATTCTTCTTCTTTTCTCCATCAAGTATCGCAAATCCTGAGTTCTCGTCTTTCTCAAATTCGATCACATGAATGCTTACCCCTTCTTCTTTTATTACGTATGATTTCTCAGCATACGTGAAGGAGGCTAGTAGGAGTAAGCTAGCTAGAATGAGTTTCATTCTTTTGGTGAACGGTGAGGTGTCTCAAGACTGAAGCGCGGAGCGCGAAAGGAATTGAGACTACCGACTTGTTGGGTTTAGTTCAGTTATTGCGTATTGGATAAGCTTCTTACCTCTAGACTTATTAAATGGTTTGTTCAAGAGCTTATCAAACGCATCCCAAGGTATCGAGATGTCCAGACTCTTCAGATATACATAACACGTCTCGCGTTCAATTTTAACCAATGCGGCAATTCGCTTGGTTTCCTTGAAGGTCAGTTTTGCTCCTTCTTTATCAAGTTTAGACATATATCCTGAGGTATTGTGAAGATTATATTCTCTGCGCATCGCCCACAATAGAACGTGCGTAAGTGAATGTATCGTCACGAAATATCCCTGCCAGTAATTCTCACGAAAGGTCAACTTGTATACTGGCTTCTTTCGATGCAGGCTCTTGCTCCATACTACACTAACGCCATCTCTTCTAAGCTTCTCGTGTATGGCTTTCAATTCGTTGAAGACTTCCCTTTTTTCGATTAAGTCTGATCTTTTTTCTTTTCCATTGAATTCAATTCGACGGTGGCAATCTTTAAATAATGAGACTAGCAGATCATCTCTAGTTCCCTCCATGATTTCATCGAGGTATTCATGGTGATGAATTTCGTCTGCGCTCTTTCTGCAAATGACGCAGAGACCTTGGTCTCGGTCTAAAACTCGATTTCGGGTTTTTCGCCACTCTGAAGAACGCAGAAACTCGCCGTAGGGTGTATCGAGTCTAAGTCTATTCATTTTCTTACCCAACGTCGAAGAGTGGCGCGCCTATGGCGTTGCCACCTCTGTCTGGTTATGGTTAATTACTAGTGGTTCTGTTTTAACGCTTCCGGTCCAAATGTTAAGGGGATAACGATACCAATTCCCTTTTGTATCTCTTAGCGGTCGCTTCTCTGATAAAATATATTTTGGTATTAAGTATTCGAATCTCACGCTGTATGATTCTGAAGACTTCAGCTGATATGGTATTTTCATACTTCGAGAATATGTTTCATTCGGCTCTATACTAATCAAATAGTCCTCGGGCCATTTTAGACCATCGTATAACCCGAATCGGTTTCCACAACCACCACCAGCACGAGGGACTGCCTCTTCGCTATTTAGATTGGAGACTGAGAAAGTGTAGTGTGGGTAGTACAAACCCTGAAGGCTTCCATCCAACGTTCTAAGAATATGAACTGTGTGATCAGAGATGTTGCGGAAATGAATTACTACATCCCTAATGTCGCCATCAGCCTTAGGCTCCAAAGTGATTTCAATCTTTCTGTTTTTCTCTTCCTCTGCTTCAATTTGTTGGAGGAAGTCGTTTGGAACTTTCAAAAACTCTGTGCTCATTTCCTCTTCTGCCCTCAGTGGCAAAAGAAGTATCATTGCGAGTAATATTAAAATTCCTTTATCCATAACGTCGAGGTGTATCATGACTGAAGCGCAGCGAAAGGAATTGATACCACCGTCTGGTTCGGCCCTAGATTGTTCGAGTGAGCAAGGACTGGAATTAGGATTCAGATTGGTTAGTTCCCTTGGAGACCTTGCCGCTCTTCTTAATGGCATCAATCAAATCCCTGAGAGAAGACCTGTTCC
The sequence above is drawn from the Coraliomargarita sinensis genome and encodes:
- a CDS encoding HNH endonuclease, producing the protein MNRLRLDTPYGEFLRSSEWRKTRNRVLDRDQGLCVICRKSADEIHHHEYLDEIMEGTRDDLLVSLFKDCHRRIEFNGKEKRSDLIEKREVFNELKAIHEKLRRDGVSVVWSKSLHRKKPVYKLTFRENYWQGYFVTIHSLTHVLLWAMRREYNLHNTSGYMSKLDKEGAKLTFKETKRIAALVKIERETCYVYLKSLDISIPWDAFDKLLNKPFNKSRGKKLIQYAITELNPTSR